The Vibrio tarriae genome includes the window TTTCCTTTCCGCATCCCGTTTCGCTTTGATCTCTTTTCTTCGACGCTGGAAAAATGCTTGTAGCTGAGCTCGGCATTCCTCTTCCAAAAGCCCTTTCTCAACCGTCGCGTAGTGGTAAGCCGCTTGGCTGCTAAACAGATTTATCACCGTTCCCGCCGCGCCCGCTTTCAAATCTGGCGCGCCATACACAATACGTTTTACCCGACTATGCAACAGTGCTCCTGCACACATGGGGCAAGGTTCCAGTGTGACATACAAGGTGGTATCGAGTAGTCGATAGTTATTCAGCGCTTTCCCTGCTTTTCGAATCACTTCAATTTCCGCATGCGCAGTTGCATCATGATGCGTAATAGAACAATTCCAGCCTTCTGCAATGATTTGCCCATCTCGAACCAACACAGCTCCAACAGGGACTTCTCCCAGTTCCTCTGCTTGAGCAGCTAACGCAATGGCTCGGCGCATAAATTGCTCATCGAGAAGGGAAAATGATGGGAATTTCTCTGCCATGTTTACCTCTATCGTCTAGGGCGGAAATTATAACGGTTAATCGGAGGTACATAAATGCTGTGCCAAATACTCAACCAGTAAACGAACTTTTGGTGATAAATGTCGATTGTGCGGATAGAGAGCCCAAACTCCTTCACGATCATCTCGGAAATGAACCAATACTTCGATAAGCCGGCCGGAGCTCAGATGCTCATCAACGTAATAATCGGGCAACTGAACTAAGCCAATCCCTTTTAATGCAGCATCCAATAAAACAACGCCGCTAGAACAACGAATTCGCCCATTCACTTTGACAGTGCGACCTTGTTGATTTTCTTTAAAACGCCAATGATCGTGCGTACCAACTAAGCAATTGTGCGAAGACAAATCCGATAAAGTGTGGGGCATACCGTGTTGTGCAAAATAGTCTGGTGTTGCACAAACATGAAGGTGTCGGTCGTTCAATCGACGGGCTATGGAACTGGAATCTTCAAGTTGGCCAAGGCGAATCGCGACATCCACTCCTTGCTCAATCAAATCAAGTTTTTGGTTGTTGAGTACCAGTTCCAAATCAATTTTGGGGTAGAGCAACAGAAAATCATTCAACAAGGGGGCAATTTTTTGCTCACCATAAGTGACTGGTGCTGTGATTCTTAATTTGCCTTGAGGAGTCTCCTGCATTTGTGTCACAGCAAGTTCGGCTTGATGAAGCCCTTCTAATAGACTACGACAATGTTGAAAATAGATCAGCCCCGCTTCAGTCAATGAGACCTTTCTTGTAGAACGCAACAACAGCTTCACACCTAAACGATCTTCCAATTGGCCGACTCGTCGACTCACATTAGCTACAGAAGTTTCAAGGCGCGTCGCAGCAAGAGTAAAGCTGTTAGTTTCAGCCACTGCAACAAAC containing:
- the tadA gene encoding tRNA adenosine(34) deaminase TadA — encoded protein: MAEKFPSFSLLDEQFMRRAIALAAQAEELGEVPVGAVLVRDGQIIAEGWNCSITHHDATAHAEIEVIRKAGKALNNYRLLDTTLYVTLEPCPMCAGALLHSRVKRIVYGAPDLKAGAAGTVINLFSSQAAYHYATVEKGLLEEECRAQLQAFFQRRRKEIKAKRDAERKEKK
- a CDS encoding LysR substrate-binding domain-containing protein produces the protein MANIHWEGVNEFVAVAETNSFTLAATRLETSVANVSRRVGQLEDRLGVKLLLRSTRKVSLTEAGLIYFQHCRSLLEGLHQAELAVTQMQETPQGKLRITAPVTYGEQKIAPLLNDFLLLYPKIDLELVLNNQKLDLIEQGVDVAIRLGQLEDSSSIARRLNDRHLHVCATPDYFAQHGMPHTLSDLSSHNCLVGTHDHWRFKENQQGRTVKVNGRIRCSSGVVLLDAALKGIGLVQLPDYYVDEHLSSGRLIEVLVHFRDDREGVWALYPHNRHLSPKVRLLVEYLAQHLCTSD